DNA sequence from the Acidobacteriota bacterium genome:
AGCCATGGAGAAACCATCCCTCGGTGAAAGGAAAAAGTCCAACCGTTGCCCGAAGTGATTGCTTTTCTCCCTCGGAATGGCAACTTTCGTGACATCTTTCCACGAGGAGTAGAATGCTTTTGAGCCCGAAAATGTGCGAGGAATCGAAGAACGAAGGTGTGACCCCAAATTTCCGCATGTGGCCTTCATGGGACTCCCCTGCTATGCAGAGAAAGTCGTGATTCCGGCCGTCGCGGCGATTCCGCTTCCACCCGAGATCGACTTCGACACGGGCGCATCATTTCTCGTCACCTATCTCACCGCGCACCATCTCCTCCATACGATGGGCCGCGTAAAGAGCGGAGGCGTCGTCCTGCTCTACGCCGCCGCGGGAGGAGTCGGAACCGCGACGATCCAGCTCGCGAAGATCGCGGGGATCGAGATCATCGGCCTGACCAGCAGCGATGAAAAGGTACAGCGGCTTCGAGACCTGGGCCTCGAGCATGTGTTTACCTACGATCGTCCCGATCTCGTCGAAGAGGTCCGTAAGGTGACCGGCGGGAGGGGAGTCGATGCGATCCTCGACTCGGTGGCGGGGACGCAGTTCCATCGGAATTTCGACATGCTCGCTCCCCTCGGACAGCTGGTCTGGTTCGGCTACTCCGGCGGGATGCCTCCCGAAGACCTGCTCGAGCACCTCGGAGCGCATTTCATCAAAGGAATCGGCCTGCACACCTTCCACCTGACCTACAGCGTCGCGGAGCCGTACCCCGAGCTCGCTGCCCACTCCGTCGGCGTGCTCCTGGAACATCTGGTAGCGGAACGCATCGAGCCGATCATCCACGACCGGTTTCCGCTGACGGAAGCTCATCGAGCTCATGAGCTCCTGGAGAATCGAGCAACCGTCGGCAAGCTGATCCTCAACCCGTAAGCGCAGGTTCTACGATCTCCGAAAGTTGACGCAGCTCGAGGGCCGCGA
Encoded proteins:
- a CDS encoding zinc-binding dehydrogenase, with amino-acid sequence MIPAVAAIPLPPEIDFDTGASFLVTYLTAHHLLHTMGRVKSGGVVLLYAAAGGVGTATIQLAKIAGIEIIGLTSSDEKVQRLRDLGLEHVFTYDRPDLVEEVRKVTGGRGVDAILDSVAGTQFHRNFDMLAPLGQLVWFGYSGGMPPEDLLEHLGAHFIKGIGLHTFHLTYSVAEPYPELAAHSVGVLLEHLVAERIEPIIHDRFPLTEAHRAHELLENRATVGKLILNP